A genomic region of Pelodiscus sinensis isolate JC-2024 chromosome 19, ASM4963464v1, whole genome shotgun sequence contains the following coding sequences:
- the LOC102445672 gene encoding LOW QUALITY PROTEIN: 4-galactosyl-N-acetylglucosaminide 3-alpha-L-fucosyltransferase FUT6 (The sequence of the model RefSeq protein was modified relative to this genomic sequence to represent the inferred CDS: inserted 2 bases in 2 codons), with protein sequence MSFLDRTLERRVDQPRLLPLKAAAVCRKYLGARGYLAILPPAFGQHAALRKCSDLLGIHDCHITANRTWYLKADAVIVHHRDVCSSPKTLPQGPRPPSQHSIWFNLESPSLSPNLSFMDNLFNLTMSYQRDSDLXQPYGGLEALSQPQNFSIPAKSKLVAWAVSNWNPGSRRVQYYEELKKYIHVDIYGRNHMPLPRDKQLSTLSQYKFYLAFENSLHEDYITEKLWSNALGSWAVPVVCAXPQENYEHFLPPNAFIHISDFPSAQGLAQYLQELDKDLVRYQRYFQWRTWLQLLENTYLAIHLCKPCQALQMAQT encoded by the exons ATGTCTTTCCTGGACCGGACCCTGGAACGCAGGGTGGATCAGCCCAG ACTCTTACCCTTAAAAGCTGCTGCAGTCTGCAGGAAGTACTTGGGGGCAAGG gGGTACCTAGCCATCCTTCCCCCTGCCTTTGGGCAACATGCTGCCCTGAGAAAATGCTCCGACCTCTTGGGCATCCACGATTGTCACATCACGGCCAACCGCACCTGGTACCTCAAGGCTGATGCTGTGATTGTACATCACAGGGATGTGTGTTCCAGCCCAAAGACATTGCCGCAGGGCCCTCGGCCCCCTTCCCAGCACTCGATCTGGTTCAATTTGGAGTCCCCCAGCCTGAGTCCTAACCTGAGCTTCATGGATAACCTCTTCAACCTGACCATGTCTTACCAAAGGGACTCTGATC TTCAACCCtacggggggctggaggccctcagccagccccagaACTTCAGCATCCCTGCCAAGTCCAAGCTGGTGGCCTGGGCGGTGAGTAACTGGAACCCAGGCTCCCGCCGGGTGCAGTACTATGAGGAGCTGAAGAAGTACATCCATGTGGATATATATGGCAGGAATCACATGCCTCTGCCCCGGGACAAGCAGTTATCCACCCTGTCCCAGTACAAGTTCTATCTGGCCTTTGAGAACTCGCTTCATGAGGACTACATCACCGAGAAGCTCTGGAGCAATGCCCTGGGCTCATGGGCTGTGCCCGTTGTCTGTG CCCCGCAAGAAAACTATGAGCACTTTCTGCCCCCCAATGCCTTTATTCACATCAGTGACTTTCCCAGTGCTCAAGGGCTGGCCCAGTACCTTCAGGAGCTGGACAAGGACCTAGTGCGCTACCAGCGCTACTTCCAGTGGCGAACGTGGCTCCAACTATTAGAGAACACTTACCTGGCCATTCACCTCTGCAAACCCTGCCAGGCCTTGCAAATGGCACAGACCTAG